From a region of the Mercurialis annua linkage group LG1-X, ddMerAnnu1.2, whole genome shotgun sequence genome:
- the LOC126684744 gene encoding uncharacterized protein LOC126684744 produces the protein MIDPPSRHRKKPIAATNAASTSRNLKLICRFNGSFQIIESQQSFKNVRYIGGETRIISVDRRSINFSKLCFRISQMCPNVRSFSLKYHLPSISRSGLGSECVINGNSKGKDLSPLVSISSDDDVFCMITEYDKLELYGKQNVRLWIYVLSSSSDSISGNQCDYMRHKLFLAKQCPLGPRNGNSYTNCVGNVDDLRVNLMCDRVDYGNENMNSREDCLAWSMGCYRNGIRNQRVYSYRNSNHHYYNHHQSGRLDGRVVSAGKCHHGLKPKPNISKQGQSLRSYFCSNSKRSLGNSREKSGSDVSLFENLAYFSASCGADAGNQHLLSCNSVEGPSSVVENMECQQDLLTGSPYKPHEVSLHSDSENNYAASVSDKLTFGHQNVVSNSSNGPSVECNKELIDNGEGTNLLSHLKNDTHNLKIGVASSLELLDNLSLSSKEVKPSAPTVVIGDVLSSLLKPKSEHLDILDGNISAGYKAGKLGVVKSNPYALHATEVEKAETKEEIKRPSVMDVISDDLATGQLQAIRNSDLEHIKELGSGTYGTVYHGKWKGSDVAIKRIKPSCFIEDSSAKDRLVIDFWKEAHILAQLHHPNIVAFYGVVTDGPAKSLGTVTEYMVNGSLKQVLRRKDRTIDRRKRIILAMDAAFGMEYLHEKNIVHFDLKSPNLLVNMRDPQKPVCKIGDLGLSKIKKRTLVSGGVRGTIPWMAPELLNSKNKLVTEKVDVYSFGIIMWELLTGEEPYAQLRSEEIIAGIIKGSLRPEIPSWCEPAWRSLMERCWSSDPGCRPAFLEIAKELRGMSAAMNIK, from the exons ATGATTGATCCACCTTCTCGTCACCGTAAAAAACCAATCGCCGCCACAAACGCCGCCTCAACGTCGAGAAACCTGAAACTAATTTGCAGGTTCAATGGCTCATTCCAAATCATCGAGTCACAGcaatcatttaaaaatgttagatACATTGGTGGCGAGACGCGCATTATATCAGTGGACAGAAGAAGCATTAATTTCTCCAAGCTCTGTTTCAGGATATCCCAAATGTGCCCTAATGTACGCTCTTTCTCGCTGAAATACCACCTTCCTTCTATTTCCAGGTCAGGATTAGGGTCTGAATGTGTTATTAATGGAAATAGTAAAGGTAAAGATTTGTCTCCTTTAGTTTCTATTTCATCAGACGACGACGTTTTTTGTATGATTACAGAGTATGATAAATTGGAGCTCTACGGTAAGCAAAATGTTAGGCTTTGGATTTACGTGTTAAGCAGTAGTAGTGATAGTATTAGTGGTAATCAATGTGATTATATGAGGCACAAGCTATTTTTAGCGAAACAATGTCCTTTGGGTCCAAGAAATGGAAATTCGTATACTAACTGTGTCGGGAATGTGGATGATTTGAGGGTGAATTTGATGTGTGATCGCGTTGATTATGGTAATGAGAATATGAATAGCAGAGAGGATTGTTTGGCATGGAGTATGGGCTGTTATCGTAATGGAATTCGGAACCAACGGGTTTATTCCTATAGGAATTCCAATCACCATTATTATAATCATCATCAAAGTGGTAGACTGGATGGAAGGGTTGTTTCAGCTGGGAAATGTCATCATGGGCTTAAGccaaaacctaacatttcaaAGCAGGGACAGTCTTTGAGATCATATTTTTGCTCAAACTCGAAGAGATCATTGGGGAATTCGAGAGAGAAGAGTGGTTCTGATGTTTCATTGTTTGAAAATTTGGCTTATTTTAGTGCTAGCTGTGGTGCTGATGCGGGCAATCAACATCTCTTGTCTTGTAATTCTGTTGAGGGTCCATCTTCAGTTGTGGAAAACATGGAGTGCCAACAAGATCTCTTGACTGGTTCCCCTTATAAGCCGCATGAAGTCTCTCTTCACAGTGATTCTGAGAATAACTATGCTGCATCTGTTAGTGATAAGCTCACATTTGGGCATCAGAATGTTGTGAGCAACTCTAGCAATGGCCCATCAGTTGAGTGCAACAAAGAGTTGATTGATAATGGTGAAGGGACTAACTTATTGAGCCATTTAAAGAATGACACTCATAACCTGAAAATAGGAGTTGCATCTTCATTGGAGCTTTTGGATAACTTGTCATTATCATCAAAAGAAGTCAAACCTTCTGCACCTACAGTTGTCATTGGTGATGTTCTTTCTTCCTTGCTGAAGCCTAAGTCAGAGCATTTAGATATCCTGGATGGAAATATTAGTGCAGGCTACAAAGCTGGCAAATTGGGTGTAGTTAAATCTAATCCTTACGCTCTTCATGCAACTGAAGTGGAAAAG GCCGaaacaaaagaagaaataaaacgCCCCAGCGTGATGGATGTAATCTCTGATGATTTGGCCACTGGACAGTTGCAG GCTATCAGAAATTCAGACCTGGAGCACATAAAAGAACTTGGTTCAGGCACATATGGAACTGTATATCATGGGAAATGGAAAGGTTCTGATGTCGCCATCAAGAGGATAAAACCAAGCTGCTTCATTGAAGACTCATCCGCGAAGGATCGATTG GTTATAGACTTTTGGAAGGAAGCTCACATACTTGCTCAACTTCACCATCCAAACATTGTGGCATTTTATGGTGTTGTAACAGATGGACCTGCAAAATCTTTGGGAACAGTAACAGAGTATATGGTGAATGGATCTCTGAAACAAGTTCTGCGGAGAAAGGATAG AACAATCGATCGTCGGAAGAGGATAATATTAGCAATGGACGCTGCCTTTGGAATGGAATATCTTCATGAGAAGAACATTGTCCACTTTGACCTTAAATCTCCTAATTTGCTTGTGAATATGAGGGATCCACAGAAACCAGTATGCAAG attGGTGATTTAGGcttgtcaaaaataaaaaagcggACACTTGTTTCTGGTGGAGTACGAGGAACCATACCATGGATGGCTCCAGAACTTTTGAACAGCAAAAATAAACTGGTGACAGAGAAG GTTGATGTGTATTCATTCGGAATTATTATGTGGGAGCTCTTGACTGGGGAGGAACCTTACGCACAGCTGCGTTCAGAAGAAATAATAG CTGGTATAATCAAGGGCTCATTACGGCCTGAAATTCCAAGCTGGTGTGAGCCCGCTTGGAGATCACTGATGGAGAGATGCTGGTCATCTGATCCCGGATGTAGGCCAGCCTTTTTGGAGATTGCTAAGGAGCTGCGAGGAATGTCAGCAGCCATGAACATCAAATGA